From one Ctenopharyngodon idella isolate HZGC_01 chromosome 15, HZGC01, whole genome shotgun sequence genomic stretch:
- the LOC127495636 gene encoding olfactory receptor 6N1-like encodes MQPPLENESIVLVFTLSGLNETMGNRFVFFSLTALYYPLIVLCNVTIIYTVISHKRLHEPMYVFICNLCMNGLFGTAGFYPKFMYDLLAQYHVISYAGCLIQIFVIYSSVLCDISTLTVMAYDRYVAICRPLEYHSIMTNQRVLECILFCWLSPFFCLSVLIVLTSRLKLCGSSIEKLYCENWSVVKLSCVSTIVNNVIGYVIIIIYFGHAVLIFCSYIHLIEKCRKSKEGRHKFIQTCVPHLLALLNVTVALLFDVLYTRYGSKNLPQDLRNFMALEFLLIPPILNPLIYGLNLTRLRKQVMRVFFKKEVALSD; translated from the coding sequence ATGCAGCCACCACTAGAGAATGAATCCATTGTCTTAGTATTTACACTCTCTGGACTAAATGAAACGATGGGAAAcagatttgtgtttttttctttgactGCATTGTATTATCCATTAATTGTGTTGTGCAATGTAACCATAATTTACACTGTAATCTCGCATAAGAGGCTTCATGAGCCAATGTAtgtctttatatgtaatttgtGTATGAATGGACTTTTTGGCACTGCTGGATTCTACCCTAAATTCATGTATGATTTATTAGCCCAGTATCATGTGATTTCTTATGCTGGATGTCTGATTCAgatatttgtcatttattcaTCTGTTCTGTGTGACATTTCAACATTAACAGTGATGGCATATGACAGGTATGTGGCAATATGTAGACCACTAGAGTATCATTCaataatgaccaatcagagggtTCTTGAATGTATCCTTTTCTGCTGGCTTTCTCCATTTTTTTGCCTGTCTGTTCTAATTGTATTAACATCAAGACTAAAATTATGTGGCTCTAGTATTGAAAAGCTATATTGTGAAAATTGGTCAGTTGTTAAACTTTCCTGTGTTTCTACAATAGTAAATAATGTGATTGGGTAtgtaatcattattatttattttggacATGCAGTACTGATATTTTGCTCATACATTCACTTGattgaaaaatgcagaaagtcaAAAGAGGGTAGGCATAAATTCATACAAACATGTGTACCACATCTTCTTGCACTGCTCAATGTGACTGTTGCATTGCTGTTTGACGTGCTGTACACTCGTTATGGTTCAAAGAATCTGCCGCAAGATTTGCGTAATTTCATGGCCCTGGAATTTTTACTCATACCACCTATTTTAAACCCCCTCATTTATGGACTAAATCTGACAAGACTACGGAAGCAAGTCATGAGAGTGTTTTTCAAAAAAGAAGTGGCATTATCTGATTGA